The sequence AACAAATTGCGGCAGGAAGGCAAGGAAGAAGACCGAGAGCTTCGGGTTCAGCAGGTTGAGCAATATGCCGTCGCGGATGATTTTAAGAATGCCCGCAGCACTTTCATTGGCGGTGACTTTCATCGCACCCGTCCCGTGCCACATGCCCCAGGCCATATAGAGCAACCACGCCACCCCAAGATAACGCACGATTTCAAAGGCGACCGCGCTGGCATGAAGCAGGGCGGCGAGGCCAAGGATGCTGGCGGTCATATGCGGGACGATACCAAGCGTGCAGCCAAAGGCCGCCCAGATGCTGGCCTTCATGCCGTGGCCTAGGCCGAGGGCGAGGGTATAGATCACGCCCGTACCGGGCAGGACGACGATGATAAGAGAAGTTATCAGGAAATCGAGGCTGATCATTTTGCATCCGTTTGTTTGACTGCGTTGCGATCAATCTACGGATGGACAGCAGGGCATTCTTGAACGGAATTGCAGAATGTGAGGATTGCTCAGTTTCCGCGAACGGCGCGGGCATAGCGGCCCGGTGTCAGGCCAAAGGCGCGGACAAAGTGGCGGTTCAGATGGCTTTGATCGGCAAAGCCGGCGGCACTTGCGATATCAGCAAGCGTTTCGCCGGATTTGATCATGGTCCTTGCAAGATCAATGCGCCGCTGGATCAGATAGGCGTGCGGGGTTAGGCCGGTCGCACGGGTAAAATCGCGCAGCGTTTGAAATTTGCTTAAGCCCGTTGCGTTTGCAAGATCATCAAGGCTGTGGCTTTGCGTTGGGCTGTCATCGAGCAACGCCTTGGCGCGTCTGATCCGGGCATGGGCAACAGCCGTTCGGGCGTTTGATTTCCGGGTGGGTTCACCGGGGCCGATCATGGCGTGATGGAGCATCATCAGCAGCATTTCTTCGCGCCGGAGCCGTGCGCTTTCTTCCGATCCGTTGGTGATGGCATCGAATAATGCGCCAAAGCAGTGCCGGACATCGGGGCTGTCCATGACGGGCCGTGTGAATTCATATTGATCGGTGGCGGTTTCGGAAAGGTCGGTTGCCGCATGTGCGATCAGGGCCGGGTCGAAATACAGCATGTTCCAGCCGCGCGGAGCATCGCCAATCGGATGGCCATCATGCACTTCGCGCGGATTGACCGTGATGATGTTGCCAGCCCCGGCCTCGACCATGCCGCGCCCGGAGGCCGATTTTTGCGCCCCCGAATACATGAAGCCGATGCCAAACGCCTCGTGCGTGTGTTTGGCAAAGGAATGGCGTGTTTCGGCCATGACGGCTTCAACACCCAGACAATCATGGGCAATGACTTCGATCTTGTTCATCGCACAAAACTGGCAGCGTTTGCAGATTTTGGCAATGGCGCAGGGTGTAGGGCTGGCTGATAAAGCTACTTACCGTTTGTCGGAATGGTGCGGTCAGGCGTGTTACTGGCTGCATGCGGGCCCAGCAGTTCGCGAAGTCCGCCCAGGCCTTCGACGTGATTGGAAATGACGCTGGCAACGATCAGAAGCGGGACGGCAACCAGAATGCCGACAAAGCCCCAAAGCCAACCCCAAAGTGCAATGGCAAGCACAATCGCGACCGAGTTGATTTTAAGCCGGTTGCCAATAAGCATTGGCGTGATCAATTGCCCTTCAAACACCGTGCAGGCCAGATAAAGTGCAGGTGCAATCAGGGCCTGTCCGGTGGTTTGCATCGACACAAGCGCCACCACGCCAACGATCACCACACCGGTCATTGCACCAAGGATTGGCACATAATTCAGTACCGCCGCCGCAATCCCCCAAAGAACAGGGTTGGGCAGGCCGATAATTGCCATCAGGGTCCCGATCACAATGCCAAGCAAGATGTTGATCGCGGTAATCGTTGCAAGATAGCGCGAAACTTCGCGTTCCACGTCATGGGCGATGCGCAATCCCTTGCGCCGGTCACCAAAGGTCGGGAGCGAGCGGATCAGTTTCTGATAAATGCGATCGCCCCCCGACAGGATAAACAGCAACAAAACAAGCATCAGCGCAATGCCCGCCAGAATATCGGGTGCGCCTTGAGCGGCCTGGCTGATCAGGTTGGGTTCGGCAACCACGACCCTTTGAACGTCTTCATCGCCATTATTCTGATCGGTGGCCTCGGAGACCTGCTTTTGGGCTTCGCGGAGTTTATCAAGCGGTTCGCTGAGATCGGCAAGGCGCAGACGCAATTGGCGCTCGATATTCGGCGCTTCATCAATCCAGCCCGATACCGGGCCACTCAGGCCATAAATCCCGGCAATCACAGTTGCGCTGAGTGTCAGAACAATTGCAAACGCGGTTACGGTATTGGGGATGTAAAATTTCGCAAAGGTGCGGACAACCGGCGAAAACACAAGCGACAGCAAAAACGCCAGAACAACCGGCAGCAAAAGACTTTGCGCGACGTAAAGGCAGCCCAATGCCAAAACCACAAATGTGCCGATCACCGAAATCGTCCGCGCCCTGCGGTACACCCGCGCACGCGCATTGGTGCGGCGTTCCGCATCACTGGGGACAGTCGCATCCGTTTCTGCCGCCGTGCCATTGGCGGGCGGATTGGCGTACGATGTTTCGGAGGCTTCAGGTGTTTCTGGCGAATGCGCGCCGCATCTGGCCGACATACAAGGACTCCCGACAGGGCAGGGCAACCGCCTGCAAGCGTGTTTTATCTGGATGTATGGATTAAACGGCTGAGCAGCGGGGAAGTTCCGCGGGCTGAAACCCCAAGGTGGATTTAGCCAAATTCGACCAATCAGGCCTCGATTGCCGGTTCCTGCAACTGCAATTCGCGCGCGATGATCACGGCCTGTGTCCGGCTATGGACCGAAAGCTTGCGCAGGATGGCCGATACATGGGCCTTGACCGTCGCCTCGGTGACATCAAGCTCATAGGCGATCTGCTTATTGAGCTTGCCTTCCGTCAGCATGTTCAAAACACGCAACTGTTGCGGGGTAAGCTGGCCGATCTTTTCGGCCAATCCGGTGGCCTCGTCATCGGCCGGGCCGTTTTCCATGGCCTCGCGTGCCCAGTCTGGCATCCACATGCCACCATCGAGCACGGTCTTGACCGCAAGCCCGATCTGATCGACCGGGGCTGATTTCGGGACAAAGGCCGATGCGCCATATTCGATGGAACGGCGCACAACAGGCAGTTCCTGACTGGCTGAAACGATGGAAACCGGAATGTCGGGATAGGATGCACGCAGGGTAAACAGGCCGGTAAAGCCATTCATGCCAGGCATATGAAGATCAAGCAGGACAAGATCGATATCACCCTTGTGGGCTTCGATCTGATCAATGGCTTCATACAGGCTGCCGGCTTCAAGGACCGATACGTTTTCCAGTTCCGAGCTTAACGCCTGTTTGAGGGCTCCGCGCACGAGCGGATGGTCATCGGCGATCAGAATCTGGAACGTTTCGGACATTGGCGATTTTTCCCCTGAAAGTTATCATTCCCCGACAGGTCGCAATTATTCTATCCCGTTCAAGCGGAACTCACAAATTATTAGGTGAGAAAAGGATGGGATATTTTTGATTTTGGTAGGGTGCGACCCGGTGGACGCCGATCTGCATGAGAAGGTGTTTTGTCTGGAAAACCGGCAGAAAGGTTGAGGGAAACCAAAGATCACTCTCGCCCCACGAAATGTGAAACTTTGGCCCCCCTCGCGCCACCGTTTGAGAGTATGCCCATTAAAATCGGCGCCGTAAACTCCGCATTTGAGGAAAAATGAAATTTATCCTATCAGTGTTATCGCTGACCGAAATTCAGTTCTGAAACACCACACTGCATTGCGAAATTGGCGATTTTATACAATCCGTTCCAAAACCGCGCAGCCCAAGGAAAAAAGGACCCTTAAATGTCTGAACAGCCGCAAGAGATTCGTCGCGAAGACTATAAGGAACCTGACTTTATTGTCGAAAAGGTCGAACTGGTTTTTGACCTTGATCGTGACGTGACAAATGTCAAATCGCGCCTGTTTATGGCTG is a genomic window of Thalassospira sp. ER-Se-21-Dark containing:
- a CDS encoding response regulator transcription factor; the protein is MSETFQILIADDHPLVRGALKQALSSELENVSVLEAGSLYEAIDQIEAHKGDIDLVLLDLHMPGMNGFTGLFTLRASYPDIPVSIVSASQELPVVRRSIEYGASAFVPKSAPVDQIGLAVKTVLDGGMWMPDWAREAMENGPADDEATGLAEKIGQLTPQQLRVLNMLTEGKLNKQIAYELDVTEATVKAHVSAILRKLSVHSRTQAVIIARELQLQEPAIEA
- a CDS encoding AraC family transcriptional regulator: MNKIEVIAHDCLGVEAVMAETRHSFAKHTHEAFGIGFMYSGAQKSASGRGMVEAGAGNIITVNPREVHDGHPIGDAPRGWNMLYFDPALIAHAATDLSETATDQYEFTRPVMDSPDVRHCFGALFDAITNGSEESARLRREEMLLMMLHHAMIGPGEPTRKSNARTAVAHARIRRAKALLDDSPTQSHSLDDLANATGLSKFQTLRDFTRATGLTPHAYLIQRRIDLARTMIKSGETLADIASAAGFADQSHLNRHFVRAFGLTPGRYARAVRGN
- a CDS encoding AI-2E family transporter; this translates as MSARCGAHSPETPEASETSYANPPANGTAAETDATVPSDAERRTNARARVYRRARTISVIGTFVVLALGCLYVAQSLLLPVVLAFLLSLVFSPVVRTFAKFYIPNTVTAFAIVLTLSATVIAGIYGLSGPVSGWIDEAPNIERQLRLRLADLSEPLDKLREAQKQVSEATDQNNGDEDVQRVVVAEPNLISQAAQGAPDILAGIALMLVLLLFILSGGDRIYQKLIRSLPTFGDRRKGLRIAHDVEREVSRYLATITAINILLGIVIGTLMAIIGLPNPVLWGIAAAVLNYVPILGAMTGVVIVGVVALVSMQTTGQALIAPALYLACTVFEGQLITPMLIGNRLKINSVAIVLAIALWGWLWGFVGILVAVPLLIVASVISNHVEGLGGLRELLGPHAASNTPDRTIPTNGK
- a CDS encoding LysE family translocator; protein product: MISLDFLITSLIIVVLPGTGVIYTLALGLGHGMKASIWAAFGCTLGIVPHMTASILGLAALLHASAVAFEIVRYLGVAWLLYMAWGMWHGTGAMKVTANESAAGILKIIRDGILLNLLNPKLSVFFLAFLPQFVSANTPDTTLEMTLLGLIFMAMTFAVFVVYGCFAGALRSHIIERPNVMRFIGKSFAGAFVLMGMKLATTS